One region of Olleya sp. Hel_I_94 genomic DNA includes:
- a CDS encoding VWA domain-containing protein: MFQLEEKIWFWTLLVIPVLVLFFLLLLLWKKQTQKRFANAALLKRLSPNKSIFKSVLKLVVLCLAFASLTLALVNPKVGTSLETVKREGVDIVFAVDVSKSMLAEDIKPNRLEKSQQLVSKIIDKLGSDRVGIIAYAGKAFPQLPITTDYSAAKMFLQNLNTDMLSSQGTAINEAINLAKTYYDDDQQTNRVLVILSDGEDHSEAAVQVAEEASKEGIKIFTIGVGDVNGGPIPLRRNGVLLNYKKDKQGETVITKLDEDTLKNIANQANGTYINGAITDKVVNQMTDILNKMDKTEFEAKQVANFESRFQWFLGLAILLLFIDIFLLERKTAWLKKLNLFNENL; this comes from the coding sequence ATGTTTCAATTAGAAGAAAAAATATGGTTTTGGACACTACTGGTAATTCCAGTATTAGTGCTCTTCTTTTTATTGCTACTATTATGGAAAAAGCAAACACAAAAAAGATTTGCAAACGCAGCGCTTTTAAAGCGACTTAGTCCTAATAAATCAATATTTAAATCGGTATTAAAATTAGTTGTTTTATGCTTAGCTTTTGCTAGTTTAACCTTAGCTTTAGTAAACCCAAAAGTTGGTACAAGTCTAGAGACTGTAAAACGAGAAGGTGTAGATATTGTGTTTGCGGTAGATGTTTCTAAAAGTATGTTGGCAGAAGACATTAAGCCAAACAGATTAGAAAAATCACAACAATTAGTCTCTAAAATTATTGATAAACTAGGTAGCGATCGTGTGGGTATTATCGCTTACGCAGGAAAAGCATTTCCGCAATTACCAATAACAACAGACTATTCTGCAGCAAAAATGTTTTTGCAAAACCTAAATACTGATATGCTATCCTCTCAAGGTACTGCAATTAATGAGGCAATTAACCTTGCAAAAACCTATTATGACGATGACCAACAGACAAATCGTGTTTTAGTAATTTTGTCTGATGGAGAAGACCACAGTGAAGCTGCAGTCCAAGTTGCAGAAGAAGCTAGTAAAGAAGGCATAAAGATTTTCACCATTGGTGTTGGAGACGTTAATGGAGGACCAATACCTTTAAGACGTAACGGAGTCCTGCTTAACTATAAAAAAGATAAACAAGGCGAAACCGTTATTACTAAACTAGACGAGGACACATTAAAAAACATAGCTAATCAGGCAAATGGTACTTACATAAATGGTGCGATAACAGACAAAGTTGTAAATCAAATGACGGACATTTTAAATAAAATGGATAAAACAGAATTTGAAGCTAAGCAAGTCGCTAATTTTGAAAGTAGATTTCAATGGTTTTTAGGTTTAGCTATCTTACTACTTTTTATAGATATTTTCTTGTTAGAAAGAAAAACAGCTTGGCTGAAAAAATTAAATCTATTTAACGAGAATTTATAA
- a CDS encoding aerotolerance regulator BatC — protein MKHFLTYIFLLVSLSILAQDNTEDKAIIKQKLEAQGYTAQANALANNDDFVEAEMEYRKALSLEPKQAAGAYNLGTQYFKKGDFEESLYRHQQAAKNATSKEEKHKAFHNIGNILMEEKKCKEAVEAYKSALRNNPSDDETRYNFALAKECAKQQEDDKPQEDDKDGENDKDKDQNKDEDQKENNEKEQEDKNKDDQGEQDKKEGDQDKDEDGNPKDDQKNDPKEGDQKNEQNQPQPGQMSPQQIKNLLEAMNNQEQKVQEKINAEKVKGVKQQTDKDW, from the coding sequence ATGAAACACTTTTTAACATACATATTTTTATTGGTATCCTTATCAATCTTAGCTCAAGATAATACGGAAGATAAAGCTATAATTAAACAAAAGTTAGAAGCTCAAGGTTATACTGCTCAAGCTAATGCTTTAGCAAATAATGACGATTTTGTTGAAGCCGAAATGGAATACCGTAAAGCATTATCTTTAGAACCAAAGCAAGCAGCAGGTGCTTATAATTTGGGGACTCAGTATTTTAAAAAAGGAGACTTTGAAGAGTCATTATACAGACACCAGCAAGCAGCTAAAAATGCCACCTCTAAAGAAGAAAAACATAAAGCCTTCCATAATATAGGAAACATACTAATGGAAGAAAAAAAGTGCAAAGAAGCGGTTGAAGCTTACAAAAGCGCTTTAAGAAACAATCCGTCAGATGATGAAACGCGCTATAATTTTGCATTAGCAAAAGAGTGTGCAAAACAGCAAGAGGACGACAAGCCTCAGGAAGACGATAAAGACGGAGAAAACGATAAAGATAAAGATCAAAATAAAGACGAAGATCAAAAAGAAAATAACGAGAAAGAGCAAGAAGATAAAAATAAAGACGATCAAGGAGAGCAAGACAAAAAAGAAGGTGATCAAGATAAGGATGAAGATGGTAATCCTAAAGATGATCAAAAAAACGATCCCAAAGAAGGTGACCAAAAAAACGAACAAAATCAACCACAACCAGGTCAAATGTCACCACAGCAAATAAAAAACTTGCTAGAAGCCATGAATAACCAAGAGCAAAAAGTACAAGAAAAAATAAATGCAGAAAAGGTTAAAGGCGTAAAACAACAAACAGATAAAGATTGGTAA
- a CDS encoding BatD family protein — translation MKLLKHICILLLACTTSFTFAQDEDAVQFQAKVSKKRLGLNERLRVDFQMNKDGDNFVPPSFSDFIVVGGPNQSVSNSWNGKTRRFTKIYSYFLAPKQMGTFSINQAKIEIDGQEYKTSPISITVTKAIEKPEDPNDPDYLLQEHIHLVAEVSNTNPYLNQPISVVYKLYVSPTVGISNYREIESPVYNGFWSQSMDDQRIKAQNGTYKGEDYRFVTLRKTVLYPQKTGKLVLEPLSLDLTIDVPTNRRDIFGNRIKTQAHRTITASVRTINVKPLPEEGKPDNFTGAVGDFVFSLTTTKNSLNATESLQAKIEVSGQGNLKLFELPKLTTPSTLEVYEPEHQENVRTNMAGMQGNISDLYTVVPQYKGKFPIPPVSFSYFDLKTETYKQISSDEIVINVLEGPVYAEADNKLPVSSNGKQPVVLNENQFAFIKTDSNFTAIQNDTFLNSTIFWTSLLGPLLAIPLALFYRRKREERSADVTGNKKRKADKLAKKYLTEAKKALGQKEAFYVALEKALHNYLKGRLNIETSDLSKEKIAKLLSDRQVDSQVIVAFEAILENCELARYTPITNVTMQQDYDKAATTINLIDKQIK, via the coding sequence ATGAAATTACTGAAACACATATGTATCCTTTTATTAGCCTGTACAACAAGTTTTACTTTTGCACAAGATGAAGATGCGGTTCAGTTTCAAGCAAAAGTTAGTAAAAAAAGATTAGGCTTAAATGAGCGTTTGCGTGTTGATTTTCAAATGAATAAAGATGGTGACAACTTTGTGCCACCTAGTTTTTCAGATTTTATTGTAGTTGGTGGACCAAATCAATCGGTTAGCAACTCTTGGAATGGTAAAACAAGACGTTTTACTAAAATTTACAGTTACTTTTTAGCGCCTAAACAAATGGGTACGTTTTCTATAAATCAAGCTAAAATCGAGATTGATGGTCAAGAGTATAAAACATCACCAATAAGTATTACAGTTACAAAAGCTATTGAGAAGCCTGAAGATCCAAACGATCCAGATTATTTATTACAAGAACATATCCATTTAGTTGCAGAAGTATCTAATACTAATCCTTATCTAAACCAGCCCATAAGTGTTGTTTATAAGTTATACGTTTCGCCAACCGTTGGAATTAGTAATTACAGAGAAATTGAAAGTCCAGTTTATAATGGTTTTTGGAGCCAGAGCATGGATGATCAGAGAATAAAAGCTCAAAACGGAACTTATAAAGGTGAAGATTATAGATTTGTAACACTACGTAAAACCGTTTTATACCCTCAAAAAACCGGGAAATTAGTCTTAGAGCCATTAAGTTTGGATCTTACTATAGACGTGCCAACCAATAGACGAGACATTTTTGGTAATCGTATAAAAACACAAGCACACAGAACAATTACTGCAAGCGTTAGAACAATTAATGTAAAACCTTTACCAGAAGAGGGTAAACCAGATAATTTTACAGGAGCAGTTGGTGATTTTGTGTTTAGTTTGACAACAACAAAAAACAGTCTTAATGCAACGGAATCTCTACAAGCTAAAATTGAGGTTTCTGGTCAAGGAAATTTAAAATTGTTTGAGCTGCCAAAGTTAACAACGCCAAGTACTTTAGAGGTTTATGAGCCGGAACATCAGGAAAATGTTAGGACCAACATGGCAGGTATGCAAGGTAATATTTCAGACCTATATACGGTTGTGCCTCAATATAAAGGTAAGTTTCCGATTCCTCCAGTTAGTTTTTCTTATTTCGACTTAAAAACCGAAACATATAAGCAAATTAGCTCTGATGAAATAGTAATAAATGTATTAGAAGGACCAGTTTATGCAGAAGCGGATAATAAATTACCTGTGTCTAGTAATGGTAAACAACCTGTCGTTTTAAATGAAAATCAATTCGCATTTATTAAAACAGATTCAAACTTTACAGCTATTCAAAACGATACTTTTTTAAACTCGACTATATTTTGGACTAGTCTTTTAGGACCTTTATTAGCAATTCCATTAGCCTTATTTTACAGAAGAAAACGAGAAGAGCGATCGGCAGATGTAACAGGGAACAAAAAACGTAAAGCAGATAAGTTGGCTAAAAAGTATTTAACTGAAGCTAAAAAAGCACTAGGCCAAAAAGAAGCATTTTATGTTGCGCTAGAAAAAGCTTTGCACAATTATCTTAAAGGTAGACTTAATATAGAAACCTCAGATTTAAGCAAAGAAAAGATTGCAAAATTATTATCCGATAGACAAGTAGATAGCCAGGTGATTGTAGCTTTTGAAGCGATTTTAGAAAATTGCGAATTAGCAAGGTATACGCCAATTACTAACGTTACAATGCAGCAAGATTATGACAAAGCAGCAACAACAATTAATTTAATAGACAAACAGATTAAGTAG
- a CDS encoding SH3 domain-containing protein — protein sequence MKHLLYILFFFIGNLVAQNQSVFEQANALYTEGKFEDAITKYQAILDTKQHSAELYYNLANAHYKLNNIAPSIYYYEKALQLKPNDTEILNNIAYAKNMTVDAIQEVPQLGMSRFFNKLTNAFAFDDWAKIAIGFILAFVVLFLVYYFTDSTTRKRAAFSSSVVFLFLSLISLGLAFQKQTLDKKDNPAIVFAQKSEVKTEPNSVGTDAFVLHEGTKVQVLDTINDWKKIKIADGKTGWILSNDIKLLNNF from the coding sequence ATGAAACATTTACTTTACATATTATTTTTTTTCATAGGAAACTTGGTGGCTCAAAACCAATCCGTTTTTGAGCAAGCCAATGCGTTATATACAGAAGGTAAATTTGAAGATGCTATTACAAAGTACCAAGCAATATTAGACACCAAACAGCACTCTGCAGAGTTGTATTACAATCTAGCTAATGCACATTATAAGTTAAATAATATAGCACCTAGCATTTATTATTATGAAAAAGCTTTGCAGTTAAAACCCAACGACACTGAGATACTTAATAACATCGCATATGCTAAAAATATGACTGTGGATGCCATACAAGAGGTTCCGCAATTAGGTATGTCTAGATTTTTTAATAAGTTAACCAATGCCTTTGCTTTTGATGATTGGGCTAAAATAGCTATAGGCTTTATTTTAGCATTTGTAGTGTTATTTTTGGTATACTATTTTACAGATAGTACGACTCGTAAAAGAGCAGCTTTTAGCTCTAGTGTCGTATTTTTATTTTTATCTTTAATAAGTTTAGGTTTAGCGTTTCAAAAACAGACACTAGACAAAAAAGATAATCCAGCAATAGTATTTGCTCAAAAAAGCGAAGTTAAAACTGAGCCAAATAGCGTAGGGACTGACGCTTTTGTATTACATGAAGGTACTAAAGTACAAGTATTAGACACTATTAATGATTGGAAAAAAATTAAAATAGCAGACGGTAAAACAGGTTGGATATTATCCAACGACATAAAGCTGTTAAATAATTTTTAA
- a CDS encoding SulP family inorganic anion transporter: protein MFKTLKNDLPASIVVFFVALPLCLGIALASGAPLFSGLIAGIIGGVVVGALSGSKIGVSGPAAGLAAIVLTAIGSLGGYENFLVAVVLGGIIQIVFGILKAGIIGYYFPSSVIKGMLTGIGIIIILKQIPHFFGYDAEPEGADSFIETSGENTFSAILNITDNITMGSMTIGLIGLAILLLWDKVLSKKGKVFQIVQGPLVAVVLGIVFFVVTQGSSLGIANTHLVSVPIPEDLDSFIGQFSFPNFTAITNPQVWIVAFTIALVASLETLLCVEATDKIDPEKNVTPTNRELLAQGTGNIISGLIGGLPITQVIVRSSANIQSGGRSKMSAIIHGFLLLISVVLIPKLLNMIPLSVLAAILLIVGYKLAKPGLFKKMYDMGWKQFVPFVVTVAGIVFIDLLWGIGLGLLVGIVVILIKSYQNSHFLHIEDNSNGKHKIKMTFAEEVTFFNKGAILKELDSLPKDTYLELDVRKTRYLDNDIIEILEDFAFKAKERNIDIQLISERGIVENPDSFIEFFKLRPKSA, encoded by the coding sequence ATGTTTAAAACATTAAAAAATGACTTACCAGCGAGTATAGTCGTGTTTTTTGTAGCATTACCTTTATGTTTAGGTATTGCTTTAGCAAGTGGTGCGCCACTTTTTTCTGGTCTAATTGCCGGAATAATTGGTGGAGTTGTAGTAGGAGCTTTAAGTGGTTCTAAAATTGGAGTAAGTGGTCCTGCAGCAGGATTAGCAGCAATAGTATTAACAGCAATTGGTTCATTAGGAGGTTATGAAAACTTTTTAGTAGCAGTTGTATTAGGAGGAATTATTCAAATAGTATTTGGTATTTTAAAAGCTGGTATTATTGGATATTACTTTCCGTCATCAGTAATTAAAGGGATGTTAACAGGTATTGGAATCATTATCATTTTAAAACAAATCCCTCACTTTTTTGGCTACGACGCAGAGCCTGAAGGTGCTGATAGTTTTATTGAAACTTCAGGAGAAAACACCTTTTCTGCAATATTAAATATTACAGATAACATTACTATGGGATCAATGACTATTGGTTTAATAGGTTTAGCAATTTTATTATTATGGGATAAAGTATTGTCTAAAAAAGGTAAAGTGTTTCAAATTGTTCAAGGACCTTTAGTAGCAGTGGTATTAGGTATTGTATTTTTTGTTGTAACACAAGGCTCTAGTTTAGGTATAGCAAACACACATTTAGTTAGTGTTCCAATTCCAGAAGATTTAGACTCGTTTATAGGACAGTTTAGTTTTCCTAATTTTACAGCAATAACAAATCCTCAGGTTTGGATAGTTGCTTTTACAATTGCATTGGTAGCAAGTTTAGAAACGTTACTATGCGTTGAGGCAACAGATAAAATTGATCCAGAAAAAAACGTAACGCCAACTAACAGAGAGTTGTTAGCTCAAGGAACAGGAAACATCATTTCAGGTTTAATTGGTGGTCTGCCAATTACACAAGTAATCGTACGTAGTTCTGCAAACATCCAATCAGGAGGTCGTAGTAAAATGTCTGCTATTATTCATGGTTTTTTATTATTAATTTCAGTAGTATTAATTCCTAAATTGTTAAACATGATTCCTTTATCTGTTTTAGCAGCAATCTTATTAATTGTAGGATATAAGCTAGCAAAACCAGGTTTATTCAAAAAAATGTATGACATGGGTTGGAAGCAATTTGTACCATTTGTAGTAACAGTTGCAGGTATTGTCTTTATTGATTTATTATGGGGAATTGGTTTAGGGTTGTTAGTTGGAATTGTAGTAATATTAATTAAAAGCTACCAAAACTCACACTTTCTACACATCGAAGATAATAGTAACGGAAAGCATAAAATTAAAATGACGTTTGCTGAAGAAGTTACTTTTTTCAATAAAGGAGCTATTTTAAAAGAATTAGATAGCTTACCAAAAGACACGTATTTAGAGCTTGACGTTAGAAAAACTAGATATTTAGATAACGATATTATCGAAATATTAGAAGATTTTGCATTTAAAGCTAAAGAAAGAAATATTGATATTCAGTTAATATCAGAACGTGGTATAGTTGAAAATCCAGATAGTTTTATCGAGTTTTTTAAACTAAGACCAAAATCAGCATAA
- a CDS encoding universal stress protein, whose translation MKNNKYKILLLSDLNKSATSELISTVSLARMLDGDITLFHVKKPTDIVERESQLSAMRSINEEHISTNKIIENLIKPVCQEYQLNIGYDVAIGNIKFEIEAYIKNYQPDIIVLGKRKSKTINFMGDNITDYVLKTHKGSIMIAAPNQSLQPNQEAMLGVLNTNDQASDTNFIERLISKTNQPIKAFKIVSKLEQSNTTANNKTVEYVFEKGDGAVDNVSKYALKSKINLMCFDNAQQQKSNTNIKSVISKLNVSLLLTGQQSKMLHK comes from the coding sequence ATGAAAAACAATAAATATAAAATATTGTTGCTTTCAGATTTAAATAAGTCGGCAACATCAGAACTGATAAGTACGGTAAGTTTAGCAAGAATGTTAGATGGAGACATCACTTTATTTCATGTTAAAAAACCGACTGACATTGTAGAAAGAGAAAGCCAATTATCTGCTATGCGTTCCATTAATGAGGAGCATATTTCAACTAATAAAATAATTGAAAACCTGATTAAACCTGTTTGTCAGGAATATCAATTAAATATTGGATATGATGTTGCTATTGGTAATATAAAATTCGAAATTGAAGCATATATCAAAAACTATCAACCTGATATTATTGTTTTAGGTAAAAGAAAATCTAAAACCATTAACTTTATGGGAGATAATATTACAGATTATGTTTTAAAAACACACAAAGGATCAATTATGATTGCAGCACCAAACCAATCGTTGCAACCAAATCAAGAAGCAATGTTGGGTGTTTTAAATACAAACGATCAAGCATCAGACACTAATTTTATTGAAAGATTGATTAGTAAAACTAATCAGCCTATTAAAGCATTTAAAATAGTGTCTAAGTTAGAACAATCAAATACAACAGCTAATAATAAAACGGTAGAGTATGTATTTGAAAAAGGAGATGGTGCAGTAGATAATGTTTCAAAATATGCTTTAAAAAGCAAAATTAACCTAATGTGTTTTGATAATGCGCAGCAGCAAAAGTCTAACACTAACATTAAAAGTGTAATAAGTAAACTAAATGTTTCATTATTACTAACAGGACAACAATCAAAAATGCTACATAAGTAG
- a CDS encoding carbonic anhydrase family protein yields MKAHTKETQATLTPDKAIQFLVEGNERFQNNLKANRNLLEQVNDTSEGQFPFATILSCIDSRVSAELVFDQGLGDIFSVRIAGNFVNEDILGSMEFACKLAGTKVIVVLGHTSCGAVKGACDHAEMGNLTKLIQKITPAVNAVTEPKDESLRTSKNLEFVDEVSKKNVHLTIDRIHAESPILTEMEKNGEIKIVGAMYDINTGAVDFY; encoded by the coding sequence ATGAAAGCACATACAAAAGAAACTCAGGCAACATTAACACCTGATAAAGCAATACAGTTTTTAGTAGAAGGAAATGAGAGATTTCAAAACAACCTTAAAGCAAATCGTAACCTTTTAGAGCAGGTTAACGATACTAGTGAAGGACAATTTCCTTTTGCAACAATATTAAGTTGTATAGATTCTCGTGTTTCTGCCGAGTTAGTTTTTGATCAAGGTCTTGGAGATATTTTTAGTGTACGTATCGCAGGTAATTTTGTAAACGAAGACATCTTAGGGAGTATGGAGTTTGCATGTAAGTTAGCTGGTACAAAAGTTATCGTCGTATTAGGTCACACTAGTTGCGGAGCAGTTAAGGGTGCTTGTGATCATGCAGAGATGGGTAACTTAACAAAGTTAATCCAAAAAATTACACCAGCTGTAAATGCAGTAACAGAACCTAAAGACGAAAGTTTACGTACCTCTAAAAACTTAGAGTTTGTAGATGAGGTATCAAAGAAAAACGTGCATTTAACAATAGATAGAATACACGCAGAAAGCCCAATTTTAACAGAAATGGAAAAAAATGGCGAAATAAAAATCGTTGGTGCTATGTATGATATTAATACAGGAGCAGTAGATTTTTACTAG
- a CDS encoding DUF2490 domain-containing protein: MKRNKIIATLTFMLVLPFYGLSQDSNLGNWLIYIGSKELKNGWNIHNEVQYRNYDAVGDLEQLLLRTGLGYNLTENNNNLLLGYGYILSENYVGDTDQKVSVNEHRIFQQFTTKQNVGVLDLSHRYRFEQRFVEDDFKMRFRYFLGLKIPLQNKADGNNPLYLSAYNEIFLNTKSEIFDRNRLYGGLGYQFSKQLRLELGYMNQFFETSSRDQINIMAFVNF, from the coding sequence ATGAAAAGGAATAAAATAATAGCAACACTAACATTTATGTTAGTGTTGCCTTTTTATGGACTAAGCCAAGATAGTAATTTAGGTAATTGGCTAATCTATATTGGAAGTAAAGAGCTTAAAAATGGATGGAATATTCATAACGAAGTGCAATACCGTAATTACGATGCTGTAGGAGATTTAGAGCAATTATTGTTAAGGACAGGTTTAGGGTATAATCTTACCGAGAATAACAACAATTTACTATTAGGTTATGGTTATATATTATCAGAAAACTATGTTGGAGATACAGATCAAAAAGTATCAGTAAACGAACATCGAATTTTTCAGCAGTTTACAACAAAGCAAAATGTGGGTGTGCTTGATTTAAGTCATCGTTATCGCTTTGAACAACGTTTTGTTGAAGATGATTTTAAAATGCGATTTAGATACTTTTTAGGCTTAAAGATTCCGTTACAAAATAAGGCTGATGGTAATAATCCATTGTATCTTTCAGCTTATAATGAGATTTTTTTAAATACTAAAAGTGAAATCTTTGACAGAAACCGTTTATATGGAGGATTAGGGTACCAATTTTCTAAACAACTAAGGTTAGAATTAGGATACATGAATCAGTTTTTTGAAACCTCAAGCAGAGATCAAATCAATATTATGGCGTTTGTTAATTTTTAA
- a CDS encoding SulP family inorganic anion transporter: MKKFFANFKGDAFGGITAGIVALPLALAFGVSSGLGPSAGLYGAIFISFFAAFFGGTPTQISGPTAPMTAVSMVVIASIIATHDGDVTKALPYILTVFLLAGLVQVGLGVLGFGKYIKYIPYPVVSGFMTAIGVIILVTQILPSIGYYPKEDTEYVNKFKPQAEELILENILREEAGEGILVLEDFKETIKRAGELQPEDIAKESKTLAKTEASGVLGTLKVLPRAIQNINWLELALALATIFIVYGFKRITTKIPSALVALVVVSGVAYGFGLGYRPIEEIPSGLPIPNFEIITGFSFASISPYIFTAITLALLGAIDSLLTSVVADNMTKTKHNPNKELIGQGIGNSIASIFGGIPGAGATIRTVVNINAGGRTRLSGMIAGVMLLFILLALGPVASKIPAAVLAGILITVGIGVMDYKGLKAIPALPKDMKIGPLKVSSEVLIMLVVLVLSSVWDLIYAVGIGLVIASLLFMKKIGDLTAQRSDVKPLKEEAWSDESNFPVALKEEVFIKHIKGPLFFGSTSDFQQLAKQIPSTAKTVVIRLGRMQYMDQSGLYAMEDVLVDLKKQNINVLFVNLLKQPRYMMERIGIIPELIPTQHIFKDFNSCLHWIKTNVEDKF; this comes from the coding sequence ATGAAGAAATTTTTCGCCAATTTCAAAGGAGATGCATTTGGAGGTATCACAGCAGGTATTGTGGCTTTACCATTAGCATTAGCTTTTGGTGTTTCCTCTGGTTTAGGACCTAGTGCAGGTTTATATGGAGCTATATTTATTAGTTTTTTTGCAGCCTTTTTTGGTGGCACACCAACTCAAATTTCTGGTCCTACTGCGCCAATGACAGCAGTAAGTATGGTTGTAATTGCTAGTATAATTGCAACGCATGATGGTGACGTTACTAAGGCATTGCCATATATCTTAACCGTATTTTTATTAGCAGGTTTAGTACAAGTTGGATTAGGTGTTTTAGGTTTTGGTAAATACATTAAATATATACCATATCCAGTTGTATCTGGTTTTATGACTGCAATTGGTGTTATAATATTAGTGACACAAATCCTGCCATCCATTGGTTATTATCCAAAAGAGGATACAGAATACGTCAACAAATTTAAGCCACAAGCTGAAGAGTTAATTTTAGAAAACATTCTTAGAGAAGAAGCAGGAGAAGGGATTTTAGTCTTAGAAGATTTTAAAGAAACTATTAAAAGAGCTGGAGAGTTACAACCGGAAGATATTGCTAAAGAGTCTAAAACACTGGCAAAAACTGAGGCATCAGGCGTTTTAGGGACACTAAAAGTGTTACCAAGAGCCATTCAAAATATAAATTGGTTAGAGCTTGCCTTAGCGTTAGCTACCATATTTATAGTATATGGTTTTAAGCGTATAACAACCAAAATACCAAGTGCTTTAGTGGCATTAGTTGTGGTTTCTGGTGTAGCCTATGGTTTTGGTTTAGGCTATCGTCCCATTGAAGAAATACCATCAGGATTACCAATACCTAATTTTGAAATAATAACAGGTTTTAGTTTCGCTAGTATTTCGCCTTATATCTTTACAGCAATAACATTAGCATTATTAGGTGCAATTGACTCATTGTTAACAAGTGTTGTAGCAGATAATATGACCAAGACTAAGCACAACCCTAATAAAGAATTAATAGGACAAGGTATAGGTAACAGTATCGCGTCAATTTTTGGTGGTATTCCAGGAGCTGGTGCAACCATTAGAACTGTAGTAAACATTAATGCAGGTGGACGTACTAGACTATCTGGTATGATCGCAGGTGTAATGTTACTATTTATCTTATTAGCATTAGGACCAGTTGCGTCAAAAATTCCAGCAGCAGTATTAGCAGGTATTTTAATTACAGTAGGTATTGGTGTTATGGATTATAAAGGTCTAAAAGCAATTCCTGCATTACCAAAGGACATGAAGATTGGACCATTAAAAGTCAGCTCTGAAGTATTGATAATGCTTGTTGTATTAGTACTGTCTAGCGTATGGGATTTAATTTATGCAGTGGGTATTGGTTTGGTTATCGCATCCTTATTATTCATGAAAAAAATTGGAGACCTTACAGCGCAACGTTCAGACGTTAAACCGTTAAAGGAAGAAGCTTGGTCGGACGAGTCAAATTTCCCTGTAGCCTTAAAAGAGGAAGTATTTATAAAACACATCAAAGGACCATTATTTTTTGGTTCAACTTCAGACTTTCAGCAATTAGCAAAACAAATTCCAAGTACAGCAAAAACAGTAGTAATTAGATTGGGTCGTATGCAGTATATGGATCAATCTGGATTATATGCGATGGAAGACGTTTTGGTAGATTTAAAAAAACAAAACATAAATGTGTTGTTTGTTAATCTATTAAAACAACCACGATACATGATGGAACGTATTGGTATTATTCCAGAATTAATACCAACACAACATATTTTTAAAGACTTTAATTCATGTTTACATTGGATTAAAACCAATGTAGAGGATAAATTTTAA
- a CDS encoding carbonic anhydrase, with translation MDIKKVFENNQKFVQDKLATDKDYFENLGKGQSPELLYIGCSDSRVTAEDLMGLGPGEAFVHRNIANMVSGNDLSAMSVVEYAVVHLKVNHVVVCGHYACGGVKAAMQSADLGVLNSWLRNIRDVYRIHKDELNAIQDDEKKYDRLVELNVKEQCVNLLKTAAVQKAYRDRDLKVHGWVFDVHTGKLIDLKIDFDHYLEDIMEIYHLD, from the coding sequence ATGGATATCAAAAAAGTATTTGAGAATAATCAAAAGTTTGTACAAGATAAATTAGCCACAGATAAAGACTATTTCGAGAATTTAGGTAAAGGACAAAGTCCAGAATTACTATATATAGGTTGTAGTGATAGTCGTGTAACTGCCGAGGATTTAATGGGTTTAGGTCCAGGAGAAGCTTTTGTACATCGTAATATTGCAAATATGGTATCAGGTAACGACCTAAGTGCCATGTCAGTTGTAGAGTATGCAGTGGTGCACTTAAAAGTTAACCACGTTGTAGTTTGTGGTCACTATGCATGTGGAGGCGTAAAAGCAGCGATGCAATCTGCAGATTTGGGCGTATTAAACTCCTGGTTGCGTAACATACGTGATGTATATCGTATACATAAAGACGAGTTAAACGCAATCCAAGACGACGAAAAAAAATACGACCGTCTAGTAGAGCTAAACGTAAAAGAACAATGTGTTAATCTATTAAAAACAGCTGCAGTACAAAAAGCATACAGAGATCGAGACCTAAAAGTACATGGTTGGGTGTTTGATGTGCATACAGGTAAGCTAATTGACCTAAAAATAGATTTTGATCATTACCTAGAAGACATAATGGAAATTTATCACTTAGATTAA